One segment of Strix aluco isolate bStrAlu1 chromosome 17, bStrAlu1.hap1, whole genome shotgun sequence DNA contains the following:
- the MYH7B gene encoding myosin-7B isoform X1: MPTTTCCAGTLEDQIIEANPAMEAFGNAKTIRNDNSSRFGKFIRIHFGPSGKLASADIDIYLLEKSRVIFQQPKERSYHIYYQILSGKKPELQDMLLLSLNPYDYHFCSQGVTTVDNLDDGEELMATDHAMDILGFSNDEKYGSYKIVGAIMHFGNMKFKQKQREEQAEADGTESADKAAYLMGISSADLIKGLLHPRVKVGNEYVTKGQNVEQVVYAVGALAKATYDRMFKWLVTRINKTLDTKLARQFFIGVLDIAGFEIFDYNSFEQLCINFTNEKLQQFFNHHMFVLEQEEYKKEGIEWVFIDFGLDLQACIDLIEKPLGILSILEEECMFPKASDMSFKAKLYDNHIGKSPNFQKPRPDKKRKYEAHFELVHYAGVVPYNIVGWLDKNKDPLNETVVSVFQKSQNKLLASLYENYVSSTSEEPHKPGTKEKRKKAASFQTVSQLHKENLNKLMTNLRSTQPHFVRCIIPNETKTPGAMDAFLVLHQLRCNGVLEGIRICRKGFPNRILYADFKQRYRILNPTAIPDDKFMDSRKATEKLLSSLELDHSQYKFGHTKVFFKAGLLGMLEEMRDERLAKILTMLQARIRGHLMRIEYQKIISRREALYTIQWNIRAFNAVKNWSWMKLFFKIKPLLKSAQTEKEMANLKEEFQKLKEALEKSEAKRKELEEKQVSMIQEKNDLALQLQAEQDNLADAEERCDLLIKSKIQLEAKVKELTERLEDEEEMNSDLTAKRRKLEDECAELKKDIDDLEITLAKVEKEKHATENKVKNLIEEMAALDEIIAKLTKEKKALQEAHQQALDDLQAEEDKVNTLTKAKVKLEQQVDDLESSLEQEKKVRMDLERAKRKLEGDLKLTQESIMDLENDKQQLEEKLKKKDFEMSQLNSRIEDGQVIEAQLQKKIKELQARIEELEEELEAERAARAKVEKQRAEVSRELEELSERLEEAGGATALQLEMNKKREAEFLKLRRDLEEATLQHESTAAALRKKHADSVAELSEQIDNLQRVKQKLEKEKSEMKMEVDDLSSNIEYLTKNKATAEKLCRTYEDQLSEAKSKVDELQRQLNDVSTQRGRLQTENGELSRLLEEKESFINQLSRGKTSFTQNIEELKRQLEEETKSKNALAHALQASRHDCDLLREQYEEEVEAKSELQRNLSKANAEVAQWRTKYETDAIQRTEELEEAKKKLAIRLQEAEEAVEAAHAKCSSLEKTKHRLQTEIEDLSVDLERANSACAALDKKQRNFDRILAEWKQKYEETQAELEASQKESRSLSTELFKLKNAYEESLDNLETLKRENKNLQEEIADLTDQISLSGKTIHELEKLKKALESEKSDIQAALEEAEGALEHEESKTLRIQLELNQIKADVDRKLAEKDEEFENLRRNHQRAMDSMQATLDAEARAKNEAVRLRKKMEGDLNEMEIQLSHANRQAAEFQKLVRQLQAQMKDLQIELDDTQRHNDDLKEQAAALERRNNLLLAEVEELRAALEQAERSRKLAEQELLEATERVNLLHSQNTGLINQKKKLEADISQLSSEVEDAVQECRNAEEKAKKAITDAAMMAEELKKEQDTSAHLERMKKNMEQTIKDLQMRLDEAEQIALKGGKKQIQKLEARVRELEGELDVEQKKMAEAQKGIRKYERRIKELSYQAEEDRKNLTRMQDLIDKLQSKVKSYKRQFEEAEQQANSNLVKYRKVQHELDDAEERADIAETQVNKLRARTREVITSKHE; this comes from the exons CACGCCATGGACATCTTGGGCTTCAGCAATGATGAGAAATATGGCTCCTATAAAATAGTGGGTGCTATCATGCACTTTGGCAACATGAAGTTCAAGCAAAAGCAGCGAGAAGAGCAGGCAGAGGCTGACGGCACTGAAA GTGCTGACAAAGCTGCCTACCTTATGGGAATCAGCTCAGCTGACCTCATCAAGGGGTTGCTCCATCCCCGTGTGAAAGTGGGCAATGAATATGTGACCAAAGGTCAGAACGTGGAACAG GTTGTCTATGCTGTGGGAGCCCTGGCTAAAGCCACCTATGATCGCATGTTCAAGTGGCTGGTGACTCGGATCAACAAGACCCTAGACACCAAGCTGGCCAGACAGTTCTTCATCGGAGTATTGGACATTGCAGGCTTTGAGATCTTTGAC TACAACAGCTTTGAGCAGCTGTGCATCAACTTCACCAACGAGAAGCTGCAACAGTTCTTCAACCACCACATGTTTGTCCTGGAGCAGGAAGAATACAAGAAGGAAGGCATCGAATGGGTCTTCATTGACTTTGGCCTGGATCTGCAGGCTTGCATTGACCTGATTGAGAAG CCACTGGGAATCCTGTCCATCCTCGAAGAGGAGTGCATGTTCCCAAAAGCCTCCGACATGTCGTTCAAAGCTAAGCTCTATGACAACCACATTGGGAAGTCGCCCAACTTCCAGAAGCCCCGGCCAGATAAAAAGCGGAAATACGAGGCCCACTTTGAGCTGGTGCACTATGCTGGTGTG GTGCCGTACAACATTGTTGGGTGGCTGGACAAGAACAAGGACCCCCTGAATGAGACAGTGGTGTCCGTGTTCCAAAAATCCCAAAACAAGCTCCTGGCCTCCCTCTATGAGAACTACGTGAGCTCTACTTCAG AGGAACCTCACAAGCCAGGGACCAAGGAGAAACGTAAAAAGGCAGCTTCTTTCCAAACAGTGTCGCAGCTGCACAAG GAGAATCTCAACAAGCTGATGACCAACCTGCGCTCCACTCAGCCCCACTTCGTCCGCTGCATCATCCCCAATGAGACAAAGACCCCAG GAGCCATGGATGCCTTCCTGGTGCTGCATCAGCTGCGGTGTAATGGTGTCCTTGAAGGTATCCGCATCTGCCGTAAGGGATTCCCCAACAGGATCCTCTACGCAGACTTCAAGCAGCG CTACCGTATCCTGAATCCAACAGCCATTCCAGATGACAAGTTTATGGACAGCAGAAAGGCcacagagaagctgctgagcTCCCTGGAACTGGACCACTCACAGTACAAGTTTGGTCATACCAAG GTGTTTTTCAAGGCTGGTTTGCTGGGCATGCTGGAAGAGATGCGAGATGAGCGTCTGGCCAAGATCCTGACCATGCTGCAGGCCAGAATCCGTGGGCACCTCATGCGCATTGAGTATCAGAAGATCATCAGCAGGAG GGAAGCCCTCTATACCATCCAGTGGAACATCCGGGCCTTCAATGCTGTCAAGAACTGGTCCTGGATGAaattgttcttcaagatcaagccTTTACTCAAGTCTGCTCAGACTGAGAAGGAAATGGCCAACCTGAAGGAGGAgttccagaagctgaaggaagcTCTGGAGAAGTCCGAGGCTAAGAGGAAGGAACTAGAAGAGAAGCAGGTCTCCATGATCCAGGAGAAGAATGACCTGGCTCTCCAGCTGCAGGCA GAGCAAGACAACCTGGCAGATGCAGAGGAACGCTGTGACCTGCTGATCAAGTCCAAGATCCAGCTGGAGGCCAAAGTGAAGGAGCTGACAGAGCGtctggaggatgaggaggagatgaACTCGGACCTCACCGCCAAGAGACGCAAGCTGGAGGATGAGTGTGCAGAGCTGAAGAAGGACATCGATGACCTAGAGATCACGCTGGCCAAGGTGGAGAAGGAGAAGCATGCCACGGAGAACAAG GTTAAAAACCTGATTGAAGAGATGGCGGCTCTGGATGAGATCATTGCCAAGCTGACgaaagagaagaaagcattgCAAGAGGCTCATCAGCAGGCCCTGGATGACCTGCAGGCTGAGGAAGACAAGGTCAACACGCTGACCAAAGCCAAGGTCAAACTGGAGCAGCAAGTGGATGAT CTGGAAAGCTCTCTTGAACAAGAAAAGAAAGTCCGCATGGACCTGGAAAGAGCAAAGCGGAAGCTTGAGGGAGACCTGAAGTTGACACAAGAGTCCATAATGGATCTGGAGAATGAcaaacagcagctggaggagaaactCAAGAA GAAGGACTTTGAAATGAGTCAACTGAATTCAAGGATTGAAGATGGGCAAGTGATTGAGGCCCAGCTGCAGAAGAAGATCAAGGAGCTCCAG GCCCGCAttgaggagctggaggaggagctggaggctgagCGTGCTGCCAGGGCCAAGGTGGAGAAGCAGCGGGCAGAAGTGTcgcgggagctggaggagctgagcGAGCGGCTGGAGGAGGCCGGTGGGGCAACAGCCTTGCAGCTGGAGATGAACAAGAAGCGGGAAGCAGAATTCCTGAAGCTGCGGCGGGACCTGGAAGAGGCAACCCTGCAGCATGAGTCCACAGCGGCTGCCCTGCGGAAGAAGCACGCGGACAGTGTGGCGGAGCTGAGCGAGCAGATTGACAACCTGCAGCGCGTCaagcagaagctggagaaggagaagagcgAGATGAAGATGGAGGTGGATGACCTATCATCCAACATTGAGTATCTCACCAAGAACAAG GCCACTGCCGAGAAGCTGTGCCGCACCTATGAGGACCAGCTGAGCGAGGCCAAGTCCAAAGTGGACGAGCTGCAGCGACAGCTGAACGATGTGAGCACGCAGCGGGGCAGGCTGCAGACGGAGAATG GGGAGCTTAGTCGGCTGCTGGAAGAGAAGGAGTCCTTCATCAATCAGCTGAGCCGTGGCAAGACCTCATTCACACAGAACATCGAGGAACTCAAGAGGCAGCTGGAGGAAGAGACCAAG AGCAAGAATGCCCTGGCCCATGCCCTGCAAGCCTCCCGGCACGACTGTGACCTGCTGCGGGAGCAGTatgaggaggaggtggaggccAAGAGTGAGCTCCAGAGGAACTTGTCCAAGGCCAATGCGGAAGTGGCCCAGTGGAGAACCAAGTACGAGAcggatgccatccagaggacaGAGGAGCTGGAGGAAGCCAA GAAGAAGCTGGCCATCCggctgcaggaggcagaggaggcagtGGAAGCTGCCCATGCCAAGTGCTCCTCGCTGGAAAAGACCAAGCACCGGCTGCAGACAGAGATCGAGGACCTCTCGGTGGACCTGGAGCGCGCCAACTCGGCCTGTGCTGCCCTGGACAAGAAGCAGCGCAACTTTGACAGGATCCTGGCTGAGTGGAAGCAGAAGTATGAGGAGacccaggcagagctggaggcatCACAGAAGGAGTCGCGAAGCCTGAGCACAGAGCTCTTCAAGCTCAAGAATGCCTACGAGGAGTCCCTGGACAACCTGGAGACCCTCAAGAGGGAGAACAAGAACCTGCAGG AGGAAATTGCTGACCTGACTGACCAGATCAGTCTGAGTGGCAAAACCATCCATGAGCTGGAGAAGCTGAAGAAAGCCCTGGAGAGTGAGAAGAGCGATATCCAGGCAgctctggaggaggctgag GGGGCCCTGGAGCACGAGGAGAGCAAGACACTGCGCATCCAGCTGGAGCTGAACCAGATCAAGGCTGATGTGGACAGGAAGTTAGCAGAGAAGGATGAGGAGTTTGAGAACCTGAG GCGCAACCACCAGCGTGCCATGGACTCCATGCAGGCCACGCTGGATGCGGAGGCTCGAGCCAAGAATGAAGCCGTCCGACTGAGGAAGAAGATGGAAGGAGACCTGAATGAGATGGAGATCCAGCTGAGCCACGCCAACCGCCAGGCCGCTGAGTTCCAGAAACTGGTTCGCCAGCTCCAGGCCCAGATGAAG GACCTGCAAATCGAGTTGGATGACACTCAACGCCACAACGATGACCTgaaggagcaggcagctgccctggaGCGCCGCAACaacctgctgctggcagaggtggaggagctgcgggcagcactggagcaggcagagaggagcaggaagctggcagagcaggagctgctggaggccaCTGAGAGGGTCAACCTGCTCCACTCCCAG AACACGGGCCTGATCAACCAAAAGAAGAAGCTGGAGGCCGACATCTCACAGCTGAGCAGCGAGGTGGAGGACGCAGTGCAGGAGTGCCGCAATGCTGAGGAGAAGGCGAAGAAGGCTATCACGGAT GCTGCCATGATGGCAGAGGAGCTGAAGAAGGAGCAGGACACGAGCGCGCACCTGGAGCGGATGAAGAAGAACATGGAGCAGACTATCAAGGACCTGCAGATGCGCCTGGATGAAGCGGAACAGATTGCTCTCAAAGGGGGCAAGAAGCAGATCCAGAAGCTAGAGGCCAGG GTGCGGGAGCTGGAGGGAGAGCTGGATGTGGAGCAGAAGAAGATGGCTGAAGCCCAGAAGGGCATTCGCAAGTATGAGCGGAGGATCAAGGAGCTGAGCTACCAG GCTGAGGAAGATCGGAAGAACCTGACACGGATGCAGGACCTGATCGACAAGCTGCAGAGCAAGGTCAAGAGCTACAAACGGCAGTTTGAGGAGGCG GAGCAGCAGGCCAACTCCAACCTGGTGAAGTACCGCAAGGTGCAGCACGAGCTGGACGACGCCGAGGAGCGTGCCGACATCGCCGAGACGCAGGTCAACAAGCTGCGCGCCCGCACCAGGGAGGTCATCACCTCCAAG cATGAGTAG
- the MYH7B gene encoding myosin-7B isoform X2 has translation MEAFGNAKTIRNDNSSRFGKFIRIHFGPSGKLASADIDIYLLEKSRVIFQQPKERSYHIYYQILSGKKPELQDMLLLSLNPYDYHFCSQGVTTVDNLDDGEELMATDHAMDILGFSNDEKYGSYKIVGAIMHFGNMKFKQKQREEQAEADGTESADKAAYLMGISSADLIKGLLHPRVKVGNEYVTKGQNVEQVVYAVGALAKATYDRMFKWLVTRINKTLDTKLARQFFIGVLDIAGFEIFDYNSFEQLCINFTNEKLQQFFNHHMFVLEQEEYKKEGIEWVFIDFGLDLQACIDLIEKPLGILSILEEECMFPKASDMSFKAKLYDNHIGKSPNFQKPRPDKKRKYEAHFELVHYAGVVPYNIVGWLDKNKDPLNETVVSVFQKSQNKLLASLYENYVSSTSEEPHKPGTKEKRKKAASFQTVSQLHKENLNKLMTNLRSTQPHFVRCIIPNETKTPGAMDAFLVLHQLRCNGVLEGIRICRKGFPNRILYADFKQRYRILNPTAIPDDKFMDSRKATEKLLSSLELDHSQYKFGHTKVFFKAGLLGMLEEMRDERLAKILTMLQARIRGHLMRIEYQKIISRREALYTIQWNIRAFNAVKNWSWMKLFFKIKPLLKSAQTEKEMANLKEEFQKLKEALEKSEAKRKELEEKQVSMIQEKNDLALQLQAEQDNLADAEERCDLLIKSKIQLEAKVKELTERLEDEEEMNSDLTAKRRKLEDECAELKKDIDDLEITLAKVEKEKHATENKVKNLIEEMAALDEIIAKLTKEKKALQEAHQQALDDLQAEEDKVNTLTKAKVKLEQQVDDLESSLEQEKKVRMDLERAKRKLEGDLKLTQESIMDLENDKQQLEEKLKKKDFEMSQLNSRIEDGQVIEAQLQKKIKELQARIEELEEELEAERAARAKVEKQRAEVSRELEELSERLEEAGGATALQLEMNKKREAEFLKLRRDLEEATLQHESTAAALRKKHADSVAELSEQIDNLQRVKQKLEKEKSEMKMEVDDLSSNIEYLTKNKATAEKLCRTYEDQLSEAKSKVDELQRQLNDVSTQRGRLQTENGELSRLLEEKESFINQLSRGKTSFTQNIEELKRQLEEETKSKNALAHALQASRHDCDLLREQYEEEVEAKSELQRNLSKANAEVAQWRTKYETDAIQRTEELEEAKKKLAIRLQEAEEAVEAAHAKCSSLEKTKHRLQTEIEDLSVDLERANSACAALDKKQRNFDRILAEWKQKYEETQAELEASQKESRSLSTELFKLKNAYEESLDNLETLKRENKNLQEEIADLTDQISLSGKTIHELEKLKKALESEKSDIQAALEEAEGALEHEESKTLRIQLELNQIKADVDRKLAEKDEEFENLRRNHQRAMDSMQATLDAEARAKNEAVRLRKKMEGDLNEMEIQLSHANRQAAEFQKLVRQLQAQMKDLQIELDDTQRHNDDLKEQAAALERRNNLLLAEVEELRAALEQAERSRKLAEQELLEATERVNLLHSQNTGLINQKKKLEADISQLSSEVEDAVQECRNAEEKAKKAITDAAMMAEELKKEQDTSAHLERMKKNMEQTIKDLQMRLDEAEQIALKGGKKQIQKLEARVRELEGELDVEQKKMAEAQKGIRKYERRIKELSYQAEEDRKNLTRMQDLIDKLQSKVKSYKRQFEEAEQQANSNLVKYRKVQHELDDAEERADIAETQVNKLRARTREVITSKHE, from the exons CACGCCATGGACATCTTGGGCTTCAGCAATGATGAGAAATATGGCTCCTATAAAATAGTGGGTGCTATCATGCACTTTGGCAACATGAAGTTCAAGCAAAAGCAGCGAGAAGAGCAGGCAGAGGCTGACGGCACTGAAA GTGCTGACAAAGCTGCCTACCTTATGGGAATCAGCTCAGCTGACCTCATCAAGGGGTTGCTCCATCCCCGTGTGAAAGTGGGCAATGAATATGTGACCAAAGGTCAGAACGTGGAACAG GTTGTCTATGCTGTGGGAGCCCTGGCTAAAGCCACCTATGATCGCATGTTCAAGTGGCTGGTGACTCGGATCAACAAGACCCTAGACACCAAGCTGGCCAGACAGTTCTTCATCGGAGTATTGGACATTGCAGGCTTTGAGATCTTTGAC TACAACAGCTTTGAGCAGCTGTGCATCAACTTCACCAACGAGAAGCTGCAACAGTTCTTCAACCACCACATGTTTGTCCTGGAGCAGGAAGAATACAAGAAGGAAGGCATCGAATGGGTCTTCATTGACTTTGGCCTGGATCTGCAGGCTTGCATTGACCTGATTGAGAAG CCACTGGGAATCCTGTCCATCCTCGAAGAGGAGTGCATGTTCCCAAAAGCCTCCGACATGTCGTTCAAAGCTAAGCTCTATGACAACCACATTGGGAAGTCGCCCAACTTCCAGAAGCCCCGGCCAGATAAAAAGCGGAAATACGAGGCCCACTTTGAGCTGGTGCACTATGCTGGTGTG GTGCCGTACAACATTGTTGGGTGGCTGGACAAGAACAAGGACCCCCTGAATGAGACAGTGGTGTCCGTGTTCCAAAAATCCCAAAACAAGCTCCTGGCCTCCCTCTATGAGAACTACGTGAGCTCTACTTCAG AGGAACCTCACAAGCCAGGGACCAAGGAGAAACGTAAAAAGGCAGCTTCTTTCCAAACAGTGTCGCAGCTGCACAAG GAGAATCTCAACAAGCTGATGACCAACCTGCGCTCCACTCAGCCCCACTTCGTCCGCTGCATCATCCCCAATGAGACAAAGACCCCAG GAGCCATGGATGCCTTCCTGGTGCTGCATCAGCTGCGGTGTAATGGTGTCCTTGAAGGTATCCGCATCTGCCGTAAGGGATTCCCCAACAGGATCCTCTACGCAGACTTCAAGCAGCG CTACCGTATCCTGAATCCAACAGCCATTCCAGATGACAAGTTTATGGACAGCAGAAAGGCcacagagaagctgctgagcTCCCTGGAACTGGACCACTCACAGTACAAGTTTGGTCATACCAAG GTGTTTTTCAAGGCTGGTTTGCTGGGCATGCTGGAAGAGATGCGAGATGAGCGTCTGGCCAAGATCCTGACCATGCTGCAGGCCAGAATCCGTGGGCACCTCATGCGCATTGAGTATCAGAAGATCATCAGCAGGAG GGAAGCCCTCTATACCATCCAGTGGAACATCCGGGCCTTCAATGCTGTCAAGAACTGGTCCTGGATGAaattgttcttcaagatcaagccTTTACTCAAGTCTGCTCAGACTGAGAAGGAAATGGCCAACCTGAAGGAGGAgttccagaagctgaaggaagcTCTGGAGAAGTCCGAGGCTAAGAGGAAGGAACTAGAAGAGAAGCAGGTCTCCATGATCCAGGAGAAGAATGACCTGGCTCTCCAGCTGCAGGCA GAGCAAGACAACCTGGCAGATGCAGAGGAACGCTGTGACCTGCTGATCAAGTCCAAGATCCAGCTGGAGGCCAAAGTGAAGGAGCTGACAGAGCGtctggaggatgaggaggagatgaACTCGGACCTCACCGCCAAGAGACGCAAGCTGGAGGATGAGTGTGCAGAGCTGAAGAAGGACATCGATGACCTAGAGATCACGCTGGCCAAGGTGGAGAAGGAGAAGCATGCCACGGAGAACAAG GTTAAAAACCTGATTGAAGAGATGGCGGCTCTGGATGAGATCATTGCCAAGCTGACgaaagagaagaaagcattgCAAGAGGCTCATCAGCAGGCCCTGGATGACCTGCAGGCTGAGGAAGACAAGGTCAACACGCTGACCAAAGCCAAGGTCAAACTGGAGCAGCAAGTGGATGAT CTGGAAAGCTCTCTTGAACAAGAAAAGAAAGTCCGCATGGACCTGGAAAGAGCAAAGCGGAAGCTTGAGGGAGACCTGAAGTTGACACAAGAGTCCATAATGGATCTGGAGAATGAcaaacagcagctggaggagaaactCAAGAA GAAGGACTTTGAAATGAGTCAACTGAATTCAAGGATTGAAGATGGGCAAGTGATTGAGGCCCAGCTGCAGAAGAAGATCAAGGAGCTCCAG GCCCGCAttgaggagctggaggaggagctggaggctgagCGTGCTGCCAGGGCCAAGGTGGAGAAGCAGCGGGCAGAAGTGTcgcgggagctggaggagctgagcGAGCGGCTGGAGGAGGCCGGTGGGGCAACAGCCTTGCAGCTGGAGATGAACAAGAAGCGGGAAGCAGAATTCCTGAAGCTGCGGCGGGACCTGGAAGAGGCAACCCTGCAGCATGAGTCCACAGCGGCTGCCCTGCGGAAGAAGCACGCGGACAGTGTGGCGGAGCTGAGCGAGCAGATTGACAACCTGCAGCGCGTCaagcagaagctggagaaggagaagagcgAGATGAAGATGGAGGTGGATGACCTATCATCCAACATTGAGTATCTCACCAAGAACAAG GCCACTGCCGAGAAGCTGTGCCGCACCTATGAGGACCAGCTGAGCGAGGCCAAGTCCAAAGTGGACGAGCTGCAGCGACAGCTGAACGATGTGAGCACGCAGCGGGGCAGGCTGCAGACGGAGAATG GGGAGCTTAGTCGGCTGCTGGAAGAGAAGGAGTCCTTCATCAATCAGCTGAGCCGTGGCAAGACCTCATTCACACAGAACATCGAGGAACTCAAGAGGCAGCTGGAGGAAGAGACCAAG AGCAAGAATGCCCTGGCCCATGCCCTGCAAGCCTCCCGGCACGACTGTGACCTGCTGCGGGAGCAGTatgaggaggaggtggaggccAAGAGTGAGCTCCAGAGGAACTTGTCCAAGGCCAATGCGGAAGTGGCCCAGTGGAGAACCAAGTACGAGAcggatgccatccagaggacaGAGGAGCTGGAGGAAGCCAA GAAGAAGCTGGCCATCCggctgcaggaggcagaggaggcagtGGAAGCTGCCCATGCCAAGTGCTCCTCGCTGGAAAAGACCAAGCACCGGCTGCAGACAGAGATCGAGGACCTCTCGGTGGACCTGGAGCGCGCCAACTCGGCCTGTGCTGCCCTGGACAAGAAGCAGCGCAACTTTGACAGGATCCTGGCTGAGTGGAAGCAGAAGTATGAGGAGacccaggcagagctggaggcatCACAGAAGGAGTCGCGAAGCCTGAGCACAGAGCTCTTCAAGCTCAAGAATGCCTACGAGGAGTCCCTGGACAACCTGGAGACCCTCAAGAGGGAGAACAAGAACCTGCAGG AGGAAATTGCTGACCTGACTGACCAGATCAGTCTGAGTGGCAAAACCATCCATGAGCTGGAGAAGCTGAAGAAAGCCCTGGAGAGTGAGAAGAGCGATATCCAGGCAgctctggaggaggctgag GGGGCCCTGGAGCACGAGGAGAGCAAGACACTGCGCATCCAGCTGGAGCTGAACCAGATCAAGGCTGATGTGGACAGGAAGTTAGCAGAGAAGGATGAGGAGTTTGAGAACCTGAG GCGCAACCACCAGCGTGCCATGGACTCCATGCAGGCCACGCTGGATGCGGAGGCTCGAGCCAAGAATGAAGCCGTCCGACTGAGGAAGAAGATGGAAGGAGACCTGAATGAGATGGAGATCCAGCTGAGCCACGCCAACCGCCAGGCCGCTGAGTTCCAGAAACTGGTTCGCCAGCTCCAGGCCCAGATGAAG GACCTGCAAATCGAGTTGGATGACACTCAACGCCACAACGATGACCTgaaggagcaggcagctgccctggaGCGCCGCAACaacctgctgctggcagaggtggaggagctgcgggcagcactggagcaggcagagaggagcaggaagctggcagagcaggagctgctggaggccaCTGAGAGGGTCAACCTGCTCCACTCCCAG AACACGGGCCTGATCAACCAAAAGAAGAAGCTGGAGGCCGACATCTCACAGCTGAGCAGCGAGGTGGAGGACGCAGTGCAGGAGTGCCGCAATGCTGAGGAGAAGGCGAAGAAGGCTATCACGGAT GCTGCCATGATGGCAGAGGAGCTGAAGAAGGAGCAGGACACGAGCGCGCACCTGGAGCGGATGAAGAAGAACATGGAGCAGACTATCAAGGACCTGCAGATGCGCCTGGATGAAGCGGAACAGATTGCTCTCAAAGGGGGCAAGAAGCAGATCCAGAAGCTAGAGGCCAGG GTGCGGGAGCTGGAGGGAGAGCTGGATGTGGAGCAGAAGAAGATGGCTGAAGCCCAGAAGGGCATTCGCAAGTATGAGCGGAGGATCAAGGAGCTGAGCTACCAG GCTGAGGAAGATCGGAAGAACCTGACACGGATGCAGGACCTGATCGACAAGCTGCAGAGCAAGGTCAAGAGCTACAAACGGCAGTTTGAGGAGGCG GAGCAGCAGGCCAACTCCAACCTGGTGAAGTACCGCAAGGTGCAGCACGAGCTGGACGACGCCGAGGAGCGTGCCGACATCGCCGAGACGCAGGTCAACAAGCTGCGCGCCCGCACCAGGGAGGTCATCACCTCCAAG cATGAGTAG